A genomic region of Metopolophium dirhodum isolate CAU chromosome 1, ASM1992520v1, whole genome shotgun sequence contains the following coding sequences:
- the LOC132942961 gene encoding zinc finger BED domain-containing protein 5-like, translated as MERWLNLKRKNSDVDDEKTPCTSKEKSTKLRKYDSNYLSMGFTSNGSEEEPKPQCVVCFEVLSNEALKPSKLKRHLETKHKGHAMKSIDFFKNKEQELRKNMKFIKKTATDCTNESAVKASFIVSLLIGKSGKPHTIAEDLILPAAKAMVSAMIGEEAANSLNKIALSNDTIKKRIDCLSGNIKEQLLKRINKSDYFSLQLDESTDITNKSVLLCYVRYEYDNVISEDILFVTTVVHTTAEEIFCKINEFIIANEIEWTKCVGVITDGARAMSGKFTGLIARIRNIIPSVTWHHCCIHREAIVSKKIPIHLKTVLDEAVKIVNFIKAKSLNSRIFKQLCKDMDSEHYQLLLHSEIRWLSRGKVLSRLFELKDEVRLFFIEHKSFSLSERVNDYSWLATLAYLSDIFTHLNALNLSLQGTHITIFKVEDKIEAMIKKLELWSLRLSKKNYDPFPNLKNFIESTEEELSDKDSKYFIQHMGDMQRSFRDYFPVPDISRNWIRQPFEIDIHQINGLTSLKEDSLVEMSTHTSFKMQFNRKSLEHFWLHVRKDYPQLSSKALKVLIPFPTTYLCEKAFSALVYIKNKFRNRLENVESELRLKLSSIEPDVQKLVTEMQHQPSH; from the coding sequence ATGGAACGttggttaaatttaaaaaggaaGAATTCTGACGTTGATGATGAAAAAACTCCGTGTACGAGTAAAGAAAAGTCAACAAAACTTCGTAAGTatgatagtaattatttatcaatgggTTTCACGTCCAACGGATCTGAAGAAGAACCAAAACCTCAATGTGTGGTATGTTTTGAGGTATTATCAAACGAGGCTTTAAAACCATCAAAACTAAAAAGACACCTCGAAACTAAGCATAAAGGACATGCCATGAAAtccattgatttttttaaaaataaagagcaAGAATTgagaaaaaatatgaaatttattaaaaaaactgcaACTGATTGTACAAATGAAAGCGCCGTAAAAGCATCGTTCATAGTTTCTTTACTAATTGGGAAATCAGGGAAACCTCACACGATCGCTGAGGACTTGATATTACCTGCTGCGAAAGCTATGGTTTCTGCAATGATCGGCGAAGAAGCTGCAAATAGCTTAAATAAAATTGCATTGTCAaatgatacaataaaaaaacgaatTGATTGTTTATCAGGAAATATTAAAGAACAATTGTTGAAAAGAATTAATAAAAGTGACTACTTTAGTCTCCAACTTGATGAAAGTACCgatataactaataaatcagTATTACTGTGTTATGTAAGATACGAATACGATAATGTCATTTCCGAAGACATTTTATTCGTAACCACTGTGGTACACACCACGGCAGaggaaatattttgtaaaattaatgaatttattatagcGAATGAAATTGAATGGACTAAATGTGTAGGAGTTATTACAGATGGTGCTCGAGCAATGTCAGGAAAATTTACTGGATTAATTGCAAGGATTAGAAATATCATACCATCAGTCACATGGCATCATTGTTGCATTCATCGCGAAGCCATAGTTTCCAAAAAAATACCAATACATTTGAAAACAGTTTTGGACGAGGCTGTAAAAATTGTGAACTTTATAAAAgcaaaatcattgaattcaagaaTTTTTAAACAACTTTGCAAAGACATGGATAGTGAACATTATCAACTTCTGTTGCATTCTGAAATTCGTTGGTTATCTCGAGGTAAAGTGCTCTCTCGTCTATTTGAATTGAAAGATGAggtaagattattttttatcgaaCATAAATCATTTTCGTTGAGTGAACGCGTGAATGATTATTCTTGGTTGGCTACTTTAGCATATCTATCAGATATATTTACTCATTTAAACGCACTTAATTTAAGTCTTCAAGGAacacatattacaattttcaaagttGAAGATAAGATTGAAGCGATGATTAAAAAGTTGGAACTATGGAGTCTTCGGCTGTCAAAGAAGAATTACGATCCATTTCCAAATctcaaaaattttattgaatcaaCTGAAGAAGAATTGTCagataaagattctaaatatttcatacaacaCATGGGTGATATGCAACGTAGCTTCCGTGATTACTTTCCTGTTCCAGATATAAGTAGAAATTGGATTCGACAACCTTTTGAAATTGATATTCATCAAATAAATGGACTGACATCATTGAAAGAAGATAGCCTTGTAGAAATGTCTACACATACTAGTTTCAAAATGCAGTTCAATCGAAAGTCATTAGAACATTTTTGGTTGCATGTTCGAAAGGATTATCCACAATTATCGAGTAAAGCTCTGAAAGTTTTGATTCCATTTCCCACAACTTATTTATGTGAAAAAGCATTCTCCGCCCTCGTTTATATTAAGAATAAGTTTCGAAACCGATTAGAAAACGTAGAATCTGAACTACGATTAAAGCTTTCGAGTATTGAGCCCGATGTTCAAAAACTAGTAACTGAAATGCAACATCAACCATCGcattaa